One window of the Octopus sinensis unplaced genomic scaffold, ASM634580v1 Contig10832, whole genome shotgun sequence genome contains the following:
- the LOC115228619 gene encoding tigger transposable element-derived protein 6-like, translated as MEGDKEHPLVIGKFKNPHGFKNINMNNLGIQYANSNKSWMNSLIFKNWVERLNSKMSVENRKILLLLDNAPVHYFDGEFSNIELYFLPPKTTSKIQPIDQGIVHSFKSLYKKGMTRNLSMGTNIGTLSYTDKLTKFKLVNALPLIIEAWNEVTVDTIKNCFNKALNNWAKIDEKILEESTDEKGIKFKSPYN; from the coding sequence ATGGAAGGAGATAAAGAGCATCCGTTGGTAATCGGAAAATTCAAAAATCCTCatggttttaaaaatattaatatgaataatcTTGGGATTCAATATGCAAATAGCAATAAATCTTGGATGAacagtttaatttttaaaaactgggtTGAACGGTTAAATTCCAAAATGAGTGTGGAAAATAGAAAGATTTTGCTTCTTTTAGATAATGCGCCAGTTCACTATTTTGATGGTGAATTCAGTAATATCGAATTGTATTTTCTTCCTCCAAAGACAACATCTAAGATTCAACCAATTGATCAAGGGATTGTGCATTCATTTAAATCGTTGTATAAAAAAGGAATGACTAGAAATTTGAGTATGGGAACAAATATAGGAACATTGTCATATACAGATAAACTTACCAAATTCAAATTAGTGAATGCTCTACCTTTAATTATTGAGGCTTGGAACGAAGTCACAGTGGACACTATCAAAAATTGCTTTAACAAGGCATTAAATAATTGGGCGAAGATAGATGAAAAAATACTTGAAGAATCCACTGACGAAAAAGGTATTAAATTTAAATCACCTTACAATTAa